AGCTGGTTGCCCGCGCCGTTGACGGGAAGCTGTTTGTGGAGGATAGCGTGAACTGGGATCAGCTCACCAGTAACCTGCCGCAAACGGCAGAAGTCTCAGAAAACGCTAACGCGGTCGTCATTCAATATCAAAACAAACCTTACGTTCGCCTGAACGGCGGGGATTGGGTACCGTATCCGCAGTAACACGGTATGACGTCCCTCTCCCCATCGGGGAGAGGGATAATGTCGACATTATTGCTGGGCGATCCACACCAGCATTTTCAGACTTGCCGAATAGTAGTCGTCTTTAGAGGTGATTTCGGGTTCACCGGAAGACTGCCCCATCGTGAAATCACGTACGGCCAGCAGGCCGCCTTCCATCATGTAGGGCGCATATTCGTTGGTCGCGACGTTAACCCAGGCGGGCGTTTGTTCCCGGGGGAACTGACCGAACCAGGCCTTCCACGGCGTCAGCAGCGGGCTTTGCTTATCAGACCAGGCAACGTACAGCGGAACACGAATCGCGTCATAGCTCATTCGCGGCGGCCAGCCTTTAGCAGGAGCCAGCTTGCCACCTGATGCCAGTGAAACCCAGTCAGTGGGTAGATTCGCTTTACCCGAACCCATTTTACCCAGCAGGCGTTTCCCGTCCTTAATCAAATCGCGCCAGACCGGCAAATGACTGCGTCTGGAGAAGGCCTGCCAGGCCGGAAACACGAAATAGGAAGGATTAAGGACCACTTCACCCTCAAGCTTAAACCCCTGGACGCCGGGCAGCATCACGCGGTA
This region of Enterobacter asburiae genomic DNA includes:
- a CDS encoding glycosyl hydrolase family 8, yielding MRKPVCATLAVMMSVLFSPLSHADRAWESYKARFFKPEGRIVDTGNGGVSHTEGQGFAMLMAVANDDKATFDKLWQWTDSRLKNKENGLFYWRYNPAESNPVADKNNAADGDVLISWALLKADARWHDKRYSAASDAITKALIDHSVIRYAGYRVMLPGVQGFKLEGEVVLNPSYFVFPAWQAFSRRSHLPVWRDLIKDGKRLLGKMGSGKANLPTDWVSLASGGKLAPAKGWPPRMSYDAIRVPLYVAWSDKQSPLLTPWKAWFGQFPREQTPAWVNVATNEYAPYMMEGGLLAVRDFTMGQSSGEPEITSKDDYYSASLKMLVWIAQQ